The Dendropsophus ebraccatus isolate aDenEbr1 chromosome 3, aDenEbr1.pat, whole genome shotgun sequence genome includes a region encoding these proteins:
- the LOC138787260 gene encoding transcription factor JunD-like — protein sequence MGMSFYHDDLLNVYPVSFPHSSTANKMMNKEMNINIGEEMLSHIKPHHLEGNGLINSTDMDLMNLASLDLERLIQSNGVATTSPTGSYCLYPKIPIVEQEFSHGFGISLEDLHKQTHLNNNMKISSGSTGDTIHSSEPSHTSVFVTLNNYVNEEVGTTTNYNGDPVSYPPFPTNIKLQSNYPTHALHAVKDESQIVPEVTSLGDSPPLSPINMDNQERIKAERKKLRNRIAASRCRKRKLERISRLEEKVRNLKTQNMDLASTASVLRKQVAQLKQKVMSHVNSGCHLLPYHV from the coding sequence ATGGGAATGTCTTTTTACCATGATGATTTATTAAATGTGTATCCAGTTTCCTTTCCACATTCTTCTACTGCAAACAAGATGATGAACAAGGAGATGAATATAAACATAGGTGAAGAAATGCTGTCACATATAAAGCCTCACCATCTTGAGGGAAATGGACTAATAAACTCTACTGACATGGACCTTATGAACCTGGCCTCACTTGATCTTGAGAGACTTATCCAGTCAAACGGTGTGGCCACTACAAGTCCTACAGGTAGTTATTGTCTGTACCCCAAGATACCTATTGTGGAGCAGGAATTTTCTCATGGATTTGGGATTTCACTTGAGGACCTACATAAACAAACTCACCTAAACAACAATATGAAAATTAGCTCTGGGTCTACTGGTGACACCATTCATTCATCTGAACCATCACATACCTCTGTTTTTGTCACTCTTAACAATTATGTTAATGAAGAAGTGGGCACTACAACAAACTACAATGGAGATCCTGTCTCTTACCCTCCTTTTCCAACCAACATCAAACTTCAGAGCAATTATCCTACACATGCACTGCATGCAGTAAAAGATGAATCTCAAATAGTCCCAGAGGTGACTAGTCTTGGAGACAGCCCTCCATTATCACCTATAAACATGGACAATCAGGAGAGAATCAAGGCAGAAAGAAAGAAACTCAGAAACAGAATAGCAGCTTCCAGatgcagaaaaagaaaacttGAACGGATTTCAAGGTTAGAAGAAAAAGTTAGGAACCTTAAAACACAGAATATGGATCTAGCTTCCACTGCTAGTGTACTAAGAAAGCAGGTGGCACAACTTAAACAGAAGGTGATGAGCCATGTCAACAGTGGCTGCCACCTTTTGCCATACCATGTCTAA